A window of Leishmania infantum JPCM5 genome chromosome 3 genomic DNA:
GCGCGGACGTGGTGATCGACTACGTGGCGACGCCGGATTgggcgccgctggtgcgcgcggccgcgccgcaggGCGTCGACGCAGTGTACGACGGTGTGGGCCAGGCGACCTTTGCCGGCAGCCTAtcggtgctgcggccgcgcggCTACATGATCACCTTCGGCAACGCgagcggcgctgtgccgccagTTTCGCCAATGGAGCTGTCGCGCGCGGGCAGCGTGTACCTGCAGCGGCCGACGCTGGGCGACTTTATGCGCACTCCCGAGGaagtgcagcgccgcacctCCGAGGTGTTTGGGTGGGTGGCGTCGAAGCAGGTGCAGCTGACGATCGGCCATGAGTACCCGTTGCATGAAGCGGCACAGGCGCTCACGGACCTGCAGTCGCGCAAGACAACGGGCAAGCTGCTGTTGAAGTGCATTGACTGAGAAGAAGCGGATGCagtaggtgtgtgtgtgcgtgtgtgtgcgtgtgtgtgcgtgtgtgcgcgcgcgctcaaAGAGATATCATGTGCCCCCTTCTGTGCGCCATCGACAGCGTGTTTCGCCACACGTGCAGCAAGCGGTTTTAGTGCTCTGAGGCGTGTGCCCCGGCGTTGGCTGCGGCCCGTTCTCGCCTCGTCTcttcgcacacacgcaggtgcacatccctcccccgccccctctctctctctccctccctcccttcgctgtgtgcgcgctcgcACCTCGCCTCCGGCCCTGCATCTACCCACTCCTTCACCCTgcttcgccccctcccttgcAGCCGAAGGAAAGTCGCGGAATCCATATCGCggtcgcacacacacacacacaccacaagGGCCCACTGTGAAGCGGGATGAAGCTGCTGAAGTTCGTGAACAGCGACGCCCCGCACACGCTGGTggatgtgcagctgcgcaaccAACGCCTTTGGTTCCCATGCAGAAACGGcaacgcggcggtggcggcgaagagCTGGACCCTCAATGCCGCATCACCCACATCACTTTCCGGGGGCTACTGGCTTctggacgacgacgacaagcCAATCTGCGAGATTACCgacgtgctgctcgcgctgccCGAGACGGCGGCCAACGcggccggcagcagcggcaccttcGCCCCACGCGGGGTAACGGACAAGGACGTCGACGGCATCGACTTCCGCAGCAAGATGGGGCGGCAGATGGAGCGGGAGCGCGCCACTTACGGTGCCACCTCGAAGACCGCGACCAAGTCAGCACGGACGATGAtgaacgccgaggaggtgaCGGAGAAGAAGCACGAGCGCATGAAGCGCGAGCGCGAGGCTGTTGCCGAAGCGATAGAGGACAACGACGCGAGCGTGATGGAGCCGCGcaagaaggagaggaagcACTCGAAGAAGTAGCAACGGAGACCCACGTGCACGCATCCAGGGTCGGCATGTGGCGTtgagtctgtgtgtgctgtgtcCGCTCTTGTCTTCTGTGTGGCGCGGTGTACACACCTTTACAGGGCGGAGAGGGGCGAGATGAAGCGGTGCATGGTCGCTGGTGGCCGTATCTGCTGTGGTGATGTATCTCTGTGTAACTCATCTGGCtgaggtgctgccgctcttcctcgtcctccgccttCGCTAGCACTTCACGCCAacgcacccacccaccgccgtctgcacacacgcccccATGCGCCTGATGGCTTCGCTTAGCCGAGCGACGGATGAGGGAGGGTAGAGCGGAGGACAAGAaatgcagcagcggaggggaaacggtggaggagaaggtggcCATCACGCATGTGGTTTGCGGGCTTGACTGTCCTCTCACCGCAAACGCATCAGCCGCGTAATGGTGGGGCTCGCGCATCGTTACGCTACCCACGTGCTCCGTGCGCGACCctcgcgcgcatgcgcacgcgcaagcTCAGTAGAAGTGGTGGAGAAACAAGgctagagagagagacagtgCACAGTTGCAACGGCGACCAACCTCCACGTAAGATTCGGTCATCATGGCGAGGCGTGCACGCCTGTCGGATGCTCGCCGCATGcgtctgtgtatgtgtgacTGCGGCGCCATCACGCAATTCGCGCCCACGCGTAATACTGCACGCTTCTTCatcgcacgtgcacacgcacacgcacgcgacaGTCGTCTGTAACGCAGCGACGAACTATTTTTTTTAAGCCGCGTTTTCGCGCCACATAAAAAAAAATTAAAAACATTGGAGACATCACAACGAAGGCCGGTAGCGGCGGAGGCCACAAGGGCCTACGAGCACGTTGCGGCATCGTCGGGGCGCTGCCCGCCGTCTCTCCACTCCAttcacccccccccgtctccttctcctcctcctctctccgcgcctcgtgcggggggaggggggatggggTGCGCAGAGACgggccggtggcggcaggcgaagagagaggtgaggtGGAGGGACCACGAGGATAGCTCCGCCAACCACGCAGAGCATGTTGTCTTCGGCGAAGGGTGCGTCTGCGATGAGCCTCatgctcctctgcctctgcaTCCGTCCTTCCTTTTCGTGTCCCTTCCACTCTTACGGGGTGTCcctgtgtctgcgtgcgcgatGCTGTTTCGTGAATGCAACGCTCGAAGTATATCGAAgagctgcacacgcacgcacacacacacgcactgctctctctctctctgtcgccgccccgcccccatcatcatcaccacCATTGCCGTTGCCGTACCGAGCGGGGGTAAGCAAGGAGAGCGAGTTGCGTGAGTGGGTGGGAGATGCTGCCCCAGCAACTTCATCGACTTAGCTCTTGATGGGGGCAGCAGTACGCGCCAACGCATTCCACGTCGTCACACATCACTGGTACGCATACACAATCTTGACGTCATAGAACCGATCAGGATAGAGAACGAGGGAGACGCATCTTCCGTgggcgcacagacgcacgtcGGCGCGTGCTGCCTCCATCCTTCCATCCCCTCCACTTCGCGGCACGATGCCCCGCGTCGGCCCCTATCAGATACCCTTCCCCTATGCGCCATATCCGCTGCAGGAACATGCCATGACAGCACTCCGCGACTACCTTGAACAGCATCGAGGGGGCGATCACACGGAGTGCACAAGCACTCGATGCCGGGCGAGCCACGCCGCGTCAGCCACAGTGTCGTGGACTTCGCCGCCCCCATCGCCCACGGTAGCATCTACCAGCGGTATTAGAAGCTTTTCATCTCGCGTAGCGGTGCTCGAATCGCCGACCGGCACCGGCAAGTCGCAGATGCTGCTGAACAGCGTCCTCTCGTATCTCTTCGATCCTGTTGAAGACGCTAAGGATGTTGACGGAACAGAgagcgcgagcggcagcagcgtagTTGCTGAGCCACCCGCTGCGATGGCGACCGCTTCTGCTCATGAGTCGGAAAGGGCCGCTCCGAGTCATTCCCCGCCCTCACCGACTCTGGAAGAAGTGCTCCGTCAACGACAGCTGGAGGAAGAGATGGTGCAGGTGCGTCgagagcggcgcgcacgcgttcgcgcgcagcggcggcagattCGGCAGGCCCGCAAGCTCATGCGcttccagcagcagctgaccAACAGCGGTGACGAGCACGACTTTCTGCTCACACAAGACCCCCTCGCGTGGTATGCAGAGCAGCTTCCAATGATGAAGACGGGGCTCCGTGGTGACGACCTCATAgacctgcgcagcgcaagCTCACTCTCTTCGTCTTCGTCATCATCATCCTCGTCCTCATCCGCGAGtgatgacgatgacgacgcggAGGCCCAGCTTGAGATGGCGCTCTCAACACTCATTCCACTGCGCAAGCCGAAGGTCTACTTTGCCAgccgcacccacacgcagctgcagcagctgatggaggatctgcagcgcaccgccttTGCCCGGCTACCGCTGcgaccgcggcagcgcaaaATCGAGCCGCTGGAAAGCGCAGCTGGGCGAACTGCGGGAGAGGTGATGGGGGCTAACAACACAGATGACCGTGTTACCTCTTCAAAGTCCTTGGGCTCTCCTACCCATGCGTgtcctccagcggcagcatcaccacCAAAGCCttcgcgacagcagcagccgcgccgtcTCACAGCCGTACACGTGGCTGGCAGACCGCACCTCTGCTTGAACGCAGCCCTGCGTCGCAAGGCTGGCGGCAACAATGACCGCCTGAACTACTACTGCCGTGAGGCCATGCACTTCGAGCGCTCGAAGCAGGGACGGCAGTACCGGCGCCAGAAGCAAGAGCACCCGCAACATCAGCCGCCTCACCTCACCGGCAGCCCTGCCGTACGCAACATCGAAGATGCCACTGGGGTGCAGCAACAGCTGGAGGACGACAAGGGATGCGTGTACTGTGTCGAGTCGCACCTTCGCTCCTTGATGACGTACCTGCGTGACGAACAGCACCGTGCGGATGCGGCCACAGAccccgccgacgccgccagcggcggtgccagtgCTTCCGGCAACGGTGGCCCGCACTCTTCAGTCTACACCATGGACCGCCTTCGGCGACTGggggcggagctgcaggcgtgCCCGTACCTCGccacgcgcctcctcctccgggGAGCCGACGTGGCATTTATCCCGTACGGCTACGTCCTCGACGAGGGCCAGCGAGCGGTGCTtctcggcggcgcagcaacgaacccggcgacggcagcagaggcggcggcgctctttGCGACGCCCAGTCGATCCACCCCGGCGACTgagggtggcggcgcctTGCAAGACGATGCCGCACCGCATAGCCCCCCGTCCCTCGGCACCGTTCTCTATCATCGGCGCCAGCGTGTcacggccacggcggccttcaggcggcgacggcagcagcagcgtggtGCCGATGTGAACGGGggcgacgaagaggaggatgcgATATGGAGTAcgatggcgcgcagcgcaccgccttCCCTTTGCGGGGACATCTTCGTATTCGACGAGGCGCACAACATCGCCGATCACTGCCGCTcggccagcgccgtcaccgtcgccccATGGCATCTCCTGCTTGCTCGACGGCTCTTCGAGACGTACCTGGCGCGTTACGCGTCGCGACTGCTGACGCGTAACAagcagcggcttcgcgaGCTGGTCCATTTTCTTAGCAAGCTGTTGGGCTTCTGCGAGCGCGCAGACTCTGCTGCCGTCCTcggggagggtgggggcggagaaggcgacgTCGCACCATCGCTCTCAGCGCCGTCATCACCACTCGCGCGACTCCCCCAGccatcgacgacgactcTGGCaaccgccacgcacacgcgtgtcCTACCCTTCCACGCATTTCTCTTCGATGCCGGCATCGACAGCGTCGACGTGTACGCGTTCCTGACCTTCCTGGTCGACTCGCAGCTGTTGATGAAGCTGCAGGGGTTCGTCTCCTACACACTGgatgcggagctgcagcaggaaaAAGAGTCGGTctcgacagcgacgagagcGATGACGATCGCCAGCGGCAcggacggcagcgcaggcTCGACGGCTGGCatgaagcggcagcgtggcagcggcgtcggtgtAGGCGTCAGCGATGCGCGCAATaaggcacagcggcagcggcgcctgtTGGCGTCTCTTGACCTTCCCGACAATCACAAGAAGATAGCTGAGGACGAAGTTGCACCTCCCCGCCTCTTTCTCGCGGAATACctctcgcagcagctgcagccggccGGTgtggcgatgacggcggcagcgtacgcaggcgcagccgccCCGCCTGACCCCGTGCAGCTACGCGCGTTGAcggccgaggcgctgcagtgcgtCGAGCGACTTCTCTGTGCACTGTACGTCTCCGACACCACCTCGACGAGGGTGCTGTGGACGCCGCCATCCTTGTCACCAGTGTCACCGGCACGGCCCGCAGGTTGCGCCGCGCGACAGGGGGCACTGAAGATTATACAGCTAGAGCCTGGTATGTACACCTTCGCCCCACTGGTGCTGGAGGCGAGGGCTGTGGTGCTGGCCGGCGGCACAATGCAGCCGCTGGCCTTTACATgtgggccgctgctgcccgcgcAGGCAATGATTGGTAGCGACGCTGGCGTTGATTTTGGCACCGCGAACAAGAGTGAGCGAGGGGCCGTAGAGGTGACTGTTGAAGGaatcggcggcagcgactaCGCTCACCGCATCGGCGCATCGTTGCagggcggtgctgcacccGCGCCTGGCCCGTCTGCCTTTCACCTCATCTCCGAGGGCCACGTCGTGCCATCGTCGTCAGTGCAAGTATGGGCCCTCGGTGCCGGACCAAGCGGACTTCGGATGGAGCTCAGCCAGCAGGCGCTCGGTCTTCGAAGCGATGCCGCAAGTACGTCCAACGACACCGGCTCTCCACGCATCGGTGTCAGCAGCATCATCAGCCCACACGCCCACCGTGTGCTAGCGGAGGTGGGGTGCACGCTGCTAAACCTCGCCCGAGTGCTTCCGCCCGCTGGCGCCATCTGCTTCTTCACGTCGTACGACGTCATGGACACCGTCGTGGCCGTGCTGGAGAGCACTGGCTACTACGCTCAGATCAACGACGTAAAGCGAATCTTCAAGGAGAcgcgcaacggcggcggcggcggagggcgggGCACCGCCAACGGAGCAgacggaggtggcggcgaggcCATCGCAGAGCTTCTGCGCGAGTACCAGGAGTGGATCAGCGGTGAACCTGACAatcacggcgctgctgagcgtgCGCCGGGACCGTCGTCGACTACCGCGTCCTCGTCTGTCTGTACAGCTGCCGCAtcccagcagcggcagaagtCGTCTCGTCACGGTGCCTTCTTGTTCGCCGTCATGGGAGGTCGCCTGTCGGAGGGGATCAACTTCGCCGATGACCTcggccgcgccgtcgtcgtgctTGGCATGCCGTATGCGAACCCCACCGACGTGGAGCTGCAGATGAACCTAAAGCACATTGTCGCGACACGGCTAAGGACGAACGCCGACGCGGATCGTCGCGGTATGCGTGGGACGGCAGGTTCAGCATCCACGCCCTCGCCCACATCCTCGTCTCCGTTCACGTGCGCAGAGGAGTGGGGTTTGTACATGGACAGCATGATGCGCACCGTCAACCAGTGCATCGGCCGCTGCATCCGCCACGCCGGGGACTACGCGACGATCATCCTGCTCGACGCGCGGTACACGGAGCGGCCGGACGCTCGCCGACGCGTCTCTGCGTGGCTGCAGCCGTCCATGCGCGTAGCGCAGACGTTCGGCCAATGCTTCAGCGGTGTCCGCGAGTTCTTcgcggagcggcagccgaAGGGCTGAGCGGACTGTCTCCCCGAAAAGCATGGTCCAAACCCGCGTGAAGTCGATAGGTTATGGGAAGTAACGTCCACAGCAACGCGAATGacgggagcagcagcatccgccACGGTGCCTGCaggacgcgctggcggctcTCGGTATCGGGGCACGCTTTCAGTAATGAACGACAAGACGCAGAAGACGTGAGCAAGCGCgagcgtgcgcatgtgtgggTTGCATATTGTGGAGTCGTGTGGACTGCAgccgcaggcgcagcggcgctggtgtCACCGCTCTCTtcgcctcttccctcccgcACACGCTCACGTAACGGCCAATGCGCAGTCCgacacccccccccccagacacagacgcacacctCAGCATCCGGGACGTCGTCCGCAccccctcgcctctctccacctcgcctctttccctctttgTTGATCCGccgctcttccctcttccccgcggccacacacacacacacacgcacgcacgcacgcgcgcacgcaagccCAAGCTGCTCTCACAGATTGAGTTGCCTTGCGCCGTTGCGCCCGGCATCATCGACTTCGTCGcgctcccttccctcctctccctctctctcacaggcacacacgcgcacgaacTTGTCTCCACAGAACTGTTGCCTCACCTCGTGTGACCTTCGATGCCGGCTAAGAGGGACATGCGCACGGGCGCGCCtacgcagcgcggcgcgTCGCGCTCAGCGAACGCGTGCAAGGTCGTGCTGACGGAGTCGCTGCTCGCCACGGATGCGGAGAAGCACCCGACATCGAAGAGCCTGTACGGCGACTCCGCCGCGCGCATCTCTAGTAATATCAGCATGATCCACGACcaccagcggctgcgcgcctaCGAGGTCATCTTCCGCAACGTGCGCGGCAAGACACTTCTGCATCTTGGCTGCGGCATGGGGCTGTACACAATGCTGGCAGCGCGCGGCATGGCGAAGATGGTGATCGGCGTCGACAGCTCCGCCATCGTGGACGCGGCGCGCGTCGTAGCTGAGCAAAATGGTCTGAAGAACATTCTGTTTATCCGCGGCCGTCTgtgcgacgcgctgcaccagctgcCGGCCGACATGAAGTTCGACTACGTGCTCTGTGAGTGGATGGGGCCGTTGCTGCTCAACGAGCGAGTCCTGACGGACGCCCTCTACGCCCGCGACCACCTTCTCACGGCGTCGGGGGCGCTCTGCCCTAACCGCGCCTCCCTGCACGTGGTCGCCGTGTCGGACTACCCATTCCGCCTGGACACGGAGGACTTCTGGAGCAACGTGTACGGGTTCCAGATGGAGCCGATGAAGGAGCTCGTGCGgcaggaggtggagatgTGCGCTATCCCCGGCAGCAACATTGTGTCGGCGCCGTGCCTGGCGCACACTGTGCACATGGACACCTTGGAGGGCTTgacggcggaggagacggcgaccTACGAGGCGCAGGCGAGCCAGGCCGCGGCGAGCCGCGACAACGAAGAGGAGAACCCCGTCGAGCACCGCTGGGTGCCGactgcggtggcgcagagAGGGTACAAGGCCGCCTTCACGCTGAGCATTACTCGCAACGCGACGGTTCACTACCTCACCTTCTACCTGGACGCCGCCTTCACGAGCAAGACGAACCCCGGCGCCAATTTTGTGCTGGCGGTTCGCCCCGGCGGCGAAAACAACTGGACGGAGGTCAGCGTCGGCCTGCGTGAGCCCCTGCCGGTGAATGCGGGGGAGAAGATCCAGGGCACGTTGCGCATCCACACCCCGGCGGACAAGGGTGGCAAGATCACGGTAGTGGAGGTGACAGCGAAGACGGCAGggcaggtggcggcgatCGAGACTTCGGGCACATACTACTACCAGTCCTACTAATCAAGCAtgcggagggggagtgggatggtgcagcggcgcacatgcgcggtcgcgtgtgtacgtgtgtgcacgtggaGGCAAGCGGGAGGTAGGGGGAAGGGTGGCGGGGGCACGGGCGCCACTGGGGCCACCGCTCCGATGAGCTTGTCTGCGCACCTCCCTTTCGCttccccccccaccccagcTCTCGTGCTTCTCCCTAAGTCGAGtgcgtctctgcgtgtgtgcgtgcttgtgtcgacgctgccggTGGGGATGGGCGGATGGCAACCGCCCAACTCCAAGTCGGCCTTCtttcgcacacacacacacacacacactcaggCGTCAACGCCGCTGGACACGGTGgggatgagggaggaggcggcgatgcctGAGCCCCACGTATGTGAGCATCGGTGGTGGATGCATATAAAGCTTAACATCCGTAACAGGAGCAGCACCTTCGCATGCGCCCGTGTAACagcaacacagagagagaacaagGCAACCTGGCAGTGTCCACCCAACCACCACCGTATCCTCACAGAGCGGCAGGGGGGTCGTGGATGGACGGATGGCTGTCGTCTCCGGATCCTCCTTGGCCCTTTCCATCTCACGACACCCACTCGCCAACATCTCCagtctttctctctctcttatccccaccccttcttcTCTATCGACGTGTTCCTATAGACGGCTGTTGTGTCCTCTCCGATACCTCACGTGCAAGCGTGCGCCTCGCTTACTTCCCTTCCTCGGTGTGctcctcgcacacacacgcacacacaccacctGCCGGTTGCATCTTGCAAGCGAAgattcctctctctctctctctctgccgtgTTACTCCGTCGACACCccatccacccacccaccccaaaGCCTTCTTTCAGAGGCACCTTGTGTGCCGTGCTGTCGCCTATCCACTCGGGCTCTCGCGGTCCCTCTTCGCTtctcctcccaccccacGCCACCCGTCGCTGTGGGAGCGAGAGGTGCGGGCCACGCAACGCGGCACCCATCTATATAGTCACGCGCCGTGCATGACGCCGTAGAAGCAATGATAAGCCATGTCCCTCGCCCACACATCCACCAGCGGATCTCGGTGGAGGACATCATGAAGGGCAACCGCCGCGCCCTGGCCAAGGCCATCACCCTTGCCGAGAGCTCCAACCCTGCCGACTCCATTCGCCTGGGCAACCTGCTCCGCGAGGTTCACCAgatggcgacgctgcgcaccgtgccGCGCTTCGCGCTCTCTGGCAGCCCCGGTTCCGGTAAGTCAAGCCTCCTGGACACACTCGGATACTACCTGtgcgagaagaagagcatGCGCGTTGGCGTTCTGGCTGTCGACCCATCCTCTACCATCACGCACGGCAGCATCCTCGGTGACAAGACCCGCATGGAGAAGCTTGGCACGCACCTGAACTCGTACATCCGTCCATCGCCATCCGGTGGGCACCTCGGCGGCGTCACCTCGCGTGCATGggaggtgctggagatcTTCGAGGCCGCGAGCTTCGACGTCGTCTTTGTCGAGACCGTCGGCGTTGGCCAGAGCGAGACACAGTGCAAGGACCTCACGGATATGATGATCCTCCTCGTGCCGCCCGCCAGCGGGGATGAGCTTCAGGGCATCAAGAAAGGCGTCGTCGAGGTGGCGGACATGGTCGTTGTCACGAAAAACGATGGCAGACGCAAGCCCCTGGTGCAGCAGACCACGTCCGCCTACGCCCGCGCCGTCATGTACACGGAGAAAAAGCAGGGCTTCGAGAAGCCGGTcatcgccgtctccgccGAGGAAGGGACGAACGTGCCGGAGCTGTGGGAGGCGATGATGCAGATGTGGAACACACGCCTCGAGAGCGGCCAGGTCGCtcacctgcgccgcgcccAATCGACGAAGCACTTCTACAACTACTTCGAGATGGAGCTTCTGGCGAAGGCGCGGCGGATGGCGAACCTGGAGATGCAGAACATGGCGCACCGCGTCTGGGAACACGAGATGACACCGCGCGAGGCGGGCGACATCATGGTGCTGCGCACGTTGCGGGAGCACTtggcagcggaagcggccGTGCAGCATGGCGCTGGAACAATGGCGTGAGGGGAGAGCGAGCCGAGCGTGACTGGAAGGTAGAGAGCGAGGTGAACCGTCGTGGGAGGCacaaggaggagagagagagagacgcaacGGTAGATAAACTGGCTGATCGGGgtgcacacccacacacacacacacacacacacaggggaGAGCGTAAGCAGCAACTCAGCTGCACTCTACCACCACTCTCctggccccctcccctcccccaccccttaTCCTCTCGCCTCTTGCGGCTCCGTGAAGGAGGTGTTGGTGTGGAGGGATGGAGGCCTGGAGAGCGGTGGTAGAGGAGCGGTCGATGAAGCGCTGTCTTCACCGAAGGGACCGTAGTGCGGCACGCGAGCGCACCTCTTTCCgagtcgggggaggggatatCAGCCTTTGCGGTGCACCACTGCATCACCCACGCCACGCTTTCTTGGATAACCGCCACGACGGTGCACCGTCACGGccgcccttcttcttctgcctCTGCTCTGTCCGTCGTGTCGCCTCTATTCCAGTGCCGCGCGGATGTGGGATGAggcacgcatgcgtgcacCACGCGcactccaccaccacctctctctctctgtctctcgtCTCTGCGTGATCGTACTCTGTTCCCCATCGGTGCCGTTGTGGGTGTGTCCTTCTTTTCCGTTGTTGGCAACGTGGTGATCTTCACAtcctgcacgcacacgcgcgcgcacacacacacatgtgtgcgtacgtgtaGGTACGTGTCTACCTCTGAGGAGCATCCGGCTTGTGGGCGCTGTCGAATACCTCCTCCAGCCCCTCTCCTGCGCTGCACCCACTCTACagacccacacacacacacacacacacacacacacaaggatACATCTCCTTCGACATCATGTACGCCGTGACACGGTACTTGTGCCACATCGCCGGCgtaggcggcagcggtggcatgGGGGGtatcagcagcaccggcaccagcagcagtggtggtgaTCTACGCGGTCCCGCAATCAGCTATCGCAACTCCCTCCAACTCGCCGACGCCTTTcagccggtgcagcaccgcaaTCAGTGGCCCTTCGATCACGTGCTCATCGACGTCTCCTTCTTCGCCAACTCCCTCGGCTACCTCACACGCGACCTGGTCGGCCACGAACGCGACTGCGAAACGGTGAAGAATGTCCATCGACAGCTGCAGACCGTcatcctgcgccgcctccagccgcGCAAGAGCCTCGCATTCCTGCTAGACGGCAGCGAGCCGCTCTGGATGCTCGAGCATCGACGCCTCTTCCCTGGCCGACGGTACGACTCCAGGGTATATCGCAGCTGTGCCTCGCCGATGCCCTACCTGCTGGAAGAGAAACTCCGCGGCACGGCCATGGAGCAGCGCACCCCG
This region includes:
- a CDS encoding putative arginine N-methyltransferase; this encodes MPAKRDMRTGAPTQRGASRSANACKVVLTESLLATDAEKHPTSKSLYGDSAARISSNISMIHDHQRLRAYEVIFRNVRGKTLLHLGCGMGLYTMLAARGMAKMVIGVDSSAIVDAARVVAEQNGLKNILFIRGRLCDALHQLPADMKFDYVLCEWMGPLLLNERVLTDALYARDHLLTASGALCPNRASLHVVAVSDYPFRLDTEDFWSNVYGFQMEPMKELVRQEVEMCAIPGSNIVSAPCLAHTVHMDTLEGLTAEETATYEAQASQAAASRDNEEENPVEHRWVPTAVAQRGYKAAFTLSITRNATVHYLTFYLDAAFTSKTNPGANFVLAVRPGGENNWTEVSVGLREPLPVNAGEKIQGTLRIHTPADKGGKITVVEVTAKTAGQVAAIETSGTYYYQSY
- a CDS encoding putative DNA repair helicase, whose translation is MLLNSVLSYLFDPVEDAKDVDGTESASGSSVVAEPPAAMATASAHESERAAPSHSPPSPTLEEVLRQRQLEEEMVQVRRERRARVRAQRRQIRQARKLMRFQQQLTNSGDEHDFLLTQDPLAWYAEQLPMMKTGLRGDDLIDLRSASSLSSSSSSSSSSSSASDDDDDAEAQLEMALSTLIPLRKPKVYFASRTHTQLQQLMEDLQRTAFARLPLRPRQRKIEPLESAAGRTAGEVMGANNTDDRVTSSKSLGSPTHACPPAAASPPKPSRQQQPRRLTAVHVAGRPHLCLNAALRRKAGGNNDRLNYYCREAMHFERSKQGRQYRRQKQEHPQHQPPHLTGSPAVRNIEDATGVQQQLEDDKGCVYCVESHLRSLMTYLRDEQHRADAATDPADAASGGASASGNGGPHSSVYTMDRLRRLGAELQACPYLATRLLLRGADVAFIPYGYVLDEGQRAVLLGGAATNPATAAEAAALFATPSRSTPATEGGGALQDDAAPHSPPSLGTVLYHRRQRVTATAAFRRRRQQQRGADVNGGDEEEDAIWSTMARSAPPSLCGDIFVFDEAHNIADHCRSASAVTVAPWHLLLARRLFETYLARYASRLLTRNKQRLRELVHFLSKLLGFCERADSAAVLGEGGGGEGDVAPSLSAPSSPLARLPQPSTTTLATATHTRVLPFHAFLFDAGIDSVDVYAFLTFLVDSQLLMKLQGFVSYTLDAELQQEKESVSTATRAMTIASGTDGSAGSTAGMKRQRGSGVGVGVSDARNKAQRQRRLLASLDLPDNHKKIAEDEVAPPRLFLAEYLSQQLQPAGVAMTAAAYAGAAAPPDPVQLRALTAEALQCVERLLCALYVSDTTSTRVLWTPPSLSPVSPARPAGCAARQGALKIIQLEPGMYTFAPLVLEARAVVLAGGTMQPLAFTCGPLLPAQAMIGSDAGVDFGTANKSERGAVEVTVEGIGGSDYAHRIGASLQGGAAPAPGPSAFHLISEGHVVPSSSVQVWALGAGPSGLRMELSQQALGLRSDAASTSNDTGSPRIGVSSIISPHAHRVLAEVGCTLLNLARVLPPAGAICFFTSYDVMDTVVAVLESTGYYAQINDVKRIFKETRNGGGGGGRGTANGADGGGGEAIAELLREYQEWISGEPDNHGAAERAPGPSSTTASSSVCTAAASQQRQKSSRHGAFLFAVMGGRLSEGINFADDLGRAVVVLGMPYANPTDVELQMNLKHIVATRLRTNADADRRGMRGTAGSASTPSPTSSSPFTCAEEWGLYMDSMMRTVNQCIGRCIRHAGDYATIILLDARYTERPDARRRVSAWLQPSMRVAQTFGQCFSGVREFFAERQPKG
- a CDS encoding kinase-like protein, with the translated sequence MISHVPRPHIHQRISVEDIMKGNRRALAKAITLAESSNPADSIRLGNLLREVHQMATLRTVPRFALSGSPGSGKSSLLDTLGYYLCEKKSMRVGVLAVDPSSTITHGSILGDKTRMEKLGTHLNSYIRPSPSGGHLGGVTSRAWEVLEIFEAASFDVVFVETVGVGQSETQCKDLTDMMILLVPPASGDELQGIKKGVVEVADMVVVTKNDGRRKPLVQQTTSAYARAVMYTEKKQGFEKPVIAVSAEEGTNVPELWEAMMQMWNTRLESGQVAHLRRAQSTKHFYNYFEMELLAKARRMANLEMQNMAHRVWEHEMTPREAGDIMVLRTLREHLAAEAAVQHGAGTMA